The Nonlabens spongiae genome contains a region encoding:
- the dinB gene encoding DNA polymerase IV, with the protein MLKRSIIHLDLDTFYVSVERKIDSRLKDKPLLVGGLSDRGVVAACSYETRKYGVHSGMSMKMARQLCPEAICIKGNAGIYSKHSDLVTEIIKEETPLFEKSSIDEFYADLTGMDRFYGCYKFATEMRERILKETGLPISFGLSATKIVSKIATGEAKPNNQKMIDFGKEKSFMAPLSIKKIPQVGDKTYQTLRHLGIKKIRTIQEFEENMMVSVLGKNGSLIWRRAQGIDPRPVIAFNERKSISTERTFDKDTIDVGKLKSILIAMTENLAYQLRRGNKLTACITVRIKYSDFNTYSKQLRIPFCSADHILIPKILELFKRLYNRRLLVRLIGIRFSHLVSGHYQINLFDDNETAINLYNALDNIREKYGDRTVIKASGMEARTIGRMINPFNGLPPVVLAHRKQ; encoded by the coding sequence ATGCTTAAAAGAAGTATCATCCATTTGGACCTTGACACATTCTATGTATCTGTTGAGCGCAAAATAGATTCACGCCTCAAGGACAAGCCTTTATTAGTAGGGGGACTGAGTGATCGCGGTGTGGTTGCGGCTTGCAGCTATGAAACTAGAAAATACGGAGTGCATAGCGGTATGTCCATGAAGATGGCGAGACAGTTATGCCCTGAAGCCATCTGTATAAAAGGGAATGCTGGAATCTACTCAAAACATTCAGACCTGGTAACTGAGATCATTAAAGAAGAAACTCCATTATTTGAAAAATCTAGTATCGATGAATTCTATGCAGATCTTACAGGGATGGATCGTTTTTATGGCTGCTACAAATTTGCCACAGAAATGCGTGAGCGGATCTTGAAAGAAACAGGTCTGCCTATATCATTTGGACTATCCGCGACAAAAATTGTTTCTAAAATCGCCACTGGAGAAGCTAAACCCAACAATCAAAAGATGATTGATTTTGGTAAAGAAAAAAGCTTTATGGCACCATTGTCAATTAAAAAAATCCCTCAAGTAGGTGATAAAACCTATCAAACTCTTAGGCATCTGGGAATAAAAAAAATACGGACTATCCAAGAGTTTGAGGAAAATATGATGGTCAGTGTGCTGGGAAAAAACGGTAGCCTAATCTGGCGTAGGGCTCAAGGAATCGATCCCAGGCCAGTTATAGCTTTTAATGAGCGTAAGTCTATAAGTACTGAACGCACCTTTGACAAAGACACTATAGACGTGGGTAAGCTGAAATCTATCCTCATAGCCATGACCGAAAATCTAGCATATCAATTACGTAGGGGAAACAAGTTAACAGCCTGCATTACCGTTAGAATTAAATACTCAGACTTTAATACGTACTCTAAGCAATTGCGAATTCCTTTTTGTAGTGCAGATCATATTTTGATACCTAAAATTCTTGAACTTTTCAAGAGGCTCTATAATCGTAGACTGCTGGTAAGGCTCATAGGGATTAGATTCTCACATTTGGTAAGCGGTCATTATCAAATCAATCTTTTCGACGATAATGAAACAGCTATAAATCTCTACAACGCACTAGATAACATCAGAGAAAAATACGGTGATCGCACAGTAATTAAGGCCTCTGGCATGGAGGCTCGTACCATAGGTAGAATGATCAATCCATTCAACGGGTTACCACCCGTAGTACTCGCTCACAGAAAACAGTAG
- a CDS encoding SOS response-associated peptidase — translation MCGRATLLSNHRIVEKRFNASYIDQPFENVNISAGNKVPVITCEHPNHIQNFTLGFTPSWAHKQTYIINARAEGSNNLDNDPHYIGPQEIHQKPMFRKAIKSQRCLVIVDAFIEGSKYEKLNKPFLVYPTGKSQPFALAGIYDTWENPLTGKIHHTVAIVTTAANRLMQRIGHHRSPLALTKIQEEEWLNTDLPKSKLNQIMKPFDPKYFNAYPISKKIKSPDATGITLLKPIGQSVYKEHGRTFYDQVKYEEDNIYSIKAERLVEGDQFVLF, via the coding sequence ATGTGTGGAAGAGCAACTTTATTATCAAATCACCGCATTGTAGAGAAAAGGTTCAATGCATCTTACATTGATCAGCCTTTTGAAAATGTAAATATTAGTGCTGGGAACAAAGTCCCAGTAATTACTTGTGAACACCCTAATCACATACAAAATTTCACTTTGGGCTTCACCCCTTCCTGGGCTCATAAGCAAACGTATATAATTAATGCTCGTGCTGAAGGCTCAAATAACTTAGATAATGATCCACATTATATAGGCCCTCAAGAAATACATCAAAAACCAATGTTCAGAAAAGCAATTAAATCACAACGCTGTCTGGTTATAGTGGATGCATTTATTGAAGGGTCTAAGTATGAAAAACTCAATAAACCTTTCCTGGTGTACCCTACAGGTAAATCACAACCCTTTGCACTTGCTGGAATTTACGATACTTGGGAAAATCCACTTACAGGTAAAATACATCATACGGTTGCCATAGTCACAACAGCTGCAAACCGCTTAATGCAAAGGATAGGTCATCACAGGTCACCGTTAGCCCTAACAAAAATTCAAGAAGAAGAATGGTTGAACACTGATTTACCAAAATCGAAACTCAACCAAATTATGAAGCCTTTTGATCCCAAATATTTCAATGCTTATCCAATTTCAAAAAAAATTAAATCACCTGACGCCACAGGTATTACTTTACTGAAACCTATAGGTCAGAGCGTTTACAAAGAACATGGCCGTACCTTTTATGATCAAGTTAAATATGAAGAAGATAATATATATAGCATCAAAGCAGAGCGACTGGTAGAAGGTGATCAATTTGTATTATTCTAA